The Parashewanella spongiae genome has a window encoding:
- a CDS encoding YqiA/YcfP family alpha/beta fold hydrolase: MLLYIHGFNSSPLSDKGIQTAEFIQRTFPELNFCQPQLPNCAKEAIELLSNIVQQAKAANQPLRYIGSSLGGYFATHLAQHYGGKAVLINPVVKPYELMEELLGTQYNPFTEQSFEVTPEHQQWLKEIDSEVITHPDRFFVLLQTGDEVLDYRQAVNKYHCCKMLIEPNGDHGFVDYKKHLPEISNFLKLTN; the protein is encoded by the coding sequence ATGCTGCTCTACATTCATGGATTTAATAGTTCGCCTTTATCGGATAAAGGCATACAAACCGCTGAATTTATACAGCGTACCTTTCCTGAACTAAACTTTTGTCAGCCTCAATTACCCAATTGCGCTAAAGAGGCTATCGAACTATTAAGTAACATAGTGCAGCAAGCTAAAGCTGCTAATCAACCTCTTAGGTATATTGGTTCATCGCTTGGGGGATACTTTGCGACGCATTTGGCACAACATTATGGCGGCAAGGCTGTATTGATAAACCCTGTCGTTAAACCCTATGAGCTAATGGAAGAGTTGCTCGGTACACAATACAATCCATTTACAGAGCAGTCTTTTGAGGTTACACCAGAGCATCAGCAATGGTTGAAAGAAATTGATAGCGAAGTCATCACGCATCCAGACCGATTTTTTGTCCTACTGCAAACTGGCGACGAAGTGTTAGATTATCGTCAAGCGGTAAATAAATATCATTGTTGTAAAATGTTGATAGAGCCTAATGGCGACCACGGTTTTGTCGATTATAAAAAGCATTTACCTGAAATAAGTAATTTTTTGAAGTTGACAAATTAA